Proteins encoded within one genomic window of Episyrphus balteatus chromosome 1, idEpiBalt1.1, whole genome shotgun sequence:
- the LOC129905495 gene encoding calcineurin subunit B type 1: protein MGNETSLPMEMCSNFDADEIRRLGKRFRKLDLDNSGALSVDEFMSLPELQQNPLVQRVIDIFDADGNGEVDFKEFIQGVSQFSVKGDKLSKLRFAFRIYDMDNDGYISNGELFQVLKMMVGNNLKDTQLQQIVDKTICFADKDEDGKISFDEFCSVVGNTDIHKKMVVDV from the exons TCGACGCAGATGAAATCCGTCGGTTGGGCAAACGCTTTCGAAAACTCGATTTGGACAATTCTGGAGCACTCAGTGTCGATGAGTTTATGTCACTGCCAGAGTTGCAGCAAAACCCGCTCGTTCAACGTGTCATAGATATTTTTGATGCAGATGGCAATGGCGAAGTTGACTTCAAAGAATTTATTCAAGGCGTTTCACAGTTCAGCGTCAAAGGAGATAAATTGTCAAAACTACGATTCGCGTTTCGTATATACGATATGGATAATGATGGTTATATATCAAACGGTGAATTGTTTCAG GTACTTAAAATGATGGTAGGAAATAATCTCAAGGATACACAATTACAACAAATAGTAGATAAAACTATATGTTTTGCCGACAAAGATGAGGACGGTAAAATTTCGTTCGACGAATTTTGTTCGGTTGTTGGAAATACTgatattcacaaaaaaatggttgtAGATGTTTAA